The following coding sequences lie in one Sorex araneus isolate mSorAra2 chromosome 4, mSorAra2.pri, whole genome shotgun sequence genomic window:
- the MYL10 gene encoding myosin regulatory light chain 10 — protein sequence MFDQNQIQEFKEAFTIMDQNRDGFIDKEDLRDTFAALGRINVKNEELEAMVREAPGPINFTVFLTMFGEKLKGTDPEETILHAFKVFDAEGKGFVKADFIKEKLMTQADRFSEDEIKQMFAAFPPDVCGNVDYRSLCYIITHGEEKD from the exons GCCTTCACCATCATGGACCAGAACCGGGACGGCTTCATTGACAAGGAGGACCTGCGGGACACCTTCGCTGCCCTGG GCCGCATCAACGTGAAGAACGAGGAGCTGGAGGCCATGGTGAGGGAGGCCCCGGGGCCCATCAACTTCACCGTCTTCCTGACCATGTTCGGGGAGAAGCTGAAGG gaacagaccctgaggagaccaTCCTCCACGCCTTCAAGGTCTTCGATGCGGAGGGGAAGGGCTTCGTCAAGGCTGACTT CATCAAGGAGAAGCTCATGACCCAGGCTGACCGCTTCAGCGAGGACGAG atcAAGCAGATGTTCGCGGCGTTCCCTCCGGACGTGTGTGGCAACGTGGACTACAGGAGCCTGTGCTACATCATCACGCACGGCGAGGAGAAGGACTAG